A section of the Capra hircus breed San Clemente chromosome 23, ASM170441v1, whole genome shotgun sequence genome encodes:
- the GMNN gene encoding geminin isoform X2: MSHNMKQKQEGLQENVKCSPVPRRTLKMIQPSTAGSLVGRENELVKGLSKQKHWNDQLISKTSSSGVVTDQERSKSKTLGGVSQEAFDLMITENPSPHYWKEVAEKRRKALYEALKENEKLHKEIEQKDSEIARLKEENKELAEVAEHVQYMAEMIQRLSHEPLDNLESPYSQEFDPEQATAEDSE, from the exons ATGAGTCACAACATGAAGCAGAAACAAGAAGGGCTCCAAGAGAACGTAAAG TGTAGTCCTGTTCCAAGAAGAACTCTGAAGATGATTCAGCCTTCTACGGCTGGATCTCTAGTTGGAAGAGAAAATGAG TTGGTTAAAGGCTTGTCCAAACAGAAACATTGGAATGACCAGTTAATATCTAAGACTTCCAGCTCTGGAGTTGTTACTGACCAAGAACGTAGTAAAAGTAAAACTCTTGGAGGAGTCAGCCAAGAAGCATTTGATCTTATGATCACAG aaaatccatCCCCTCACTATTGGAAAGAAGTGGCGGAAAAACGGAGGAAGGCTCTCTATGAGGCACttaaggaaaatgagaaa CTTCATAAAGAGATTGAACAAAAGGACAGTGAAATTGCCCGCCTGAAGGAGGAGAATAAGGAACTGGCAGAAGTAGCAGAACATGTTCAGTATATGGCAGAGATGATACAG AGGCTGAGTCATGAACCTCTGGACAACCTTGAATCACCGTATAGTCAGGAATTTGATCCTGAACAGGCAACTGCTGAGGATTCTGAGTGA
- the GMNN gene encoding geminin isoform X1, whose product MSHNMKQKQEGLQENVKVCDAVTFSCCGKQCSPVPRRTLKMIQPSTAGSLVGRENELVKGLSKQKHWNDQLISKTSSSGVVTDQERSKSKTLGGVSQEAFDLMITENPSPHYWKEVAEKRRKALYEALKENEKLHKEIEQKDSEIARLKEENKELAEVAEHVQYMAEMIQRLSHEPLDNLESPYSQEFDPEQATAEDSE is encoded by the exons ATGAGTCACAACATGAAGCAGAAACAAGAAGGGCTCCAAGAGAACGTAAAGGTATGTGATGCAGTCACTTTCAGCTGTTGTGGAAAGCAG TGTAGTCCTGTTCCAAGAAGAACTCTGAAGATGATTCAGCCTTCTACGGCTGGATCTCTAGTTGGAAGAGAAAATGAG TTGGTTAAAGGCTTGTCCAAACAGAAACATTGGAATGACCAGTTAATATCTAAGACTTCCAGCTCTGGAGTTGTTACTGACCAAGAACGTAGTAAAAGTAAAACTCTTGGAGGAGTCAGCCAAGAAGCATTTGATCTTATGATCACAG aaaatccatCCCCTCACTATTGGAAAGAAGTGGCGGAAAAACGGAGGAAGGCTCTCTATGAGGCACttaaggaaaatgagaaa CTTCATAAAGAGATTGAACAAAAGGACAGTGAAATTGCCCGCCTGAAGGAGGAGAATAAGGAACTGGCAGAAGTAGCAGAACATGTTCAGTATATGGCAGAGATGATACAG AGGCTGAGTCATGAACCTCTGGACAACCTTGAATCACCGTATAGTCAGGAATTTGATCCTGAACAGGCAACTGCTGAGGATTCTGAGTGA
- the GMNN gene encoding geminin isoform X3: MSHNMKQKQEGLQENVKVCDAVTFSCCGKQCSPVPRRTLKMIQPSTAGSLVGRENELVKGLSKQKHWNDQLISKTSSSGVVTDQERSKSKTLGGVSQEAFDLMITENPSPHYWKEVAEKRRKALYEALKENEKRLSHEPLDNLESPYSQEFDPEQATAEDSE, encoded by the exons ATGAGTCACAACATGAAGCAGAAACAAGAAGGGCTCCAAGAGAACGTAAAGGTATGTGATGCAGTCACTTTCAGCTGTTGTGGAAAGCAG TGTAGTCCTGTTCCAAGAAGAACTCTGAAGATGATTCAGCCTTCTACGGCTGGATCTCTAGTTGGAAGAGAAAATGAG TTGGTTAAAGGCTTGTCCAAACAGAAACATTGGAATGACCAGTTAATATCTAAGACTTCCAGCTCTGGAGTTGTTACTGACCAAGAACGTAGTAAAAGTAAAACTCTTGGAGGAGTCAGCCAAGAAGCATTTGATCTTATGATCACAG aaaatccatCCCCTCACTATTGGAAAGAAGTGGCGGAAAAACGGAGGAAGGCTCTCTATGAGGCACttaaggaaaatgagaaa AGGCTGAGTCATGAACCTCTGGACAACCTTGAATCACCGTATAGTCAGGAATTTGATCCTGAACAGGCAACTGCTGAGGATTCTGAGTGA